In Pseudomonas saponiphila, the genomic stretch GTAAGCGCACAAGAGTTGCGCCAGCCAGGTCTGTGGACTCTGCGCCAGCTCCAGCAGTTCAGCCAGTTCGGGAATGGCAATGCTTTGCAGCACTTCACGATTAAGGATCTGCTCGACCCGGGCAGCACCGGCCTGTGGCAGCCGGTAGAACCCGGCGATCTCGTGGCACAGCCCCAACAAAGCACCGTAGAGATGGAACAGCACCGACTCGCGCCCCGCCTGGAGCAGCGCCTGGGCATTCATCGCCCGCCCCTCTTCAACCCGGGCCAGGGCTTCGAGCGCCAGGCCGGCAAAGTAGATTTTCTGATTGGTACGGGTATAGAGCTCGTGGGCCATGTAGGCAGCCTCCACTACAAGAAGAGAACCGGATGCGGACGGTACAGTTTCAAGGAACACTCCCGCGCACCGCAAGGCAAAAGAAAGGCCGCATGACTCCCAACGGAATCATGCGGCCCTGTACGACACTGCATCGAGGGGCAAGCCCCTCGACACAAACTGCGCTTAGCGCTTGTCTTCGACCTTCCAGGTGCCACCGTCGTAGAACGCGCGCCAGCCGGTAGGCTTGCCATCAACCTCGGTCTGCACGTACTGCTCCTTGGTCTTGCGGCTATAGCGCACCACCGCAGGGCGTCCCTCGGGATCCTTCTTCGGTGCTTCGCAGAGGAAGTGGTACTTCGGATCAATTTCGTCCTTGTGCGGGATCAACTCCAGCACCAACGGCGCTCGGGTTTCACGGTTTTTCGGGAACTGGCTGGCAGCCAGGAACAACCCCGAAGCACCGTCGCGCAGGATGTAGGTGTCGTTGACCTTCTCGCATTTCAGCTCAGGCATCTTCACCGGATCCATCTTCGGCGGCGCCGCGTCACCGCTTTTCAGCAGCTTG encodes the following:
- a CDS encoding DUF6586 family protein, which produces MAHELYTRTNQKIYFAGLALEALARVEEGRAMNAQALLQAGRESVLFHLYGALLGLCHEIAGFYRLPQAGAARVEQILNREVLQSIAIPELAELLELAQSPQTWLAQLLCAYNELFQPPRAPHKPKGDVTQPLIVAVNLDEQEPEPELSREELESWRQNLKALAIRFRDGLNEC